A genomic segment from Desmospora profundinema encodes:
- a CDS encoding S66 family peptidase, protein MPIPDRLQPGDEIRIVSPSTSLGVISEAQRRSAISRLEEMGLRVTFSSHVEERDKWNSSSVASRVTDLHEAFTDPDVKAIFTTLGGYNANQLLSHLDYERIRAHPTIFCGYLDITALSLAFWARSGLVSYSGPHFTSFSMEKGLDYTLEYFKRCVIEEEPYTITPADHWSDDAWYLDQENRRFHPNPGPQVVFEGEAEGRILGGNLCTFNLLQGTPFMPDLDGAILFLEENEESHPLTFDRTLQSLMHVPSFAGVRGLVIGRFQERSDLSAIRVATLLQAKPELHHIPVIVDASFGHTTPLFTFPIGGWGRIRAKGRAGEIEIVEH, encoded by the coding sequence GTGCCAATCCCCGACCGCCTGCAGCCTGGTGACGAGATTCGGATCGTCTCCCCATCGACCAGTCTGGGGGTAATCTCCGAAGCCCAACGAAGATCGGCCATCTCCCGGCTGGAAGAGATGGGCCTCCGGGTCACCTTTTCCAGCCACGTGGAGGAGCGGGATAAATGGAACTCCTCTTCGGTAGCTTCACGGGTGACGGATCTCCATGAAGCCTTTACCGATCCCGATGTAAAAGCCATCTTCACCACCCTGGGAGGATACAACGCCAATCAGCTGCTCTCCCATCTGGATTACGAGCGGATCCGGGCACACCCCACCATCTTTTGCGGATATTTAGACATCACGGCATTGAGTCTCGCCTTTTGGGCCCGCAGCGGACTGGTCAGTTACTCCGGTCCCCACTTCACCTCTTTTTCTATGGAGAAGGGATTGGACTACACATTGGAGTATTTCAAACGCTGTGTAATAGAAGAAGAACCTTACACAATCACTCCTGCCGACCACTGGAGCGACGATGCCTGGTATCTGGATCAAGAAAACCGCCGTTTCCACCCCAATCCGGGTCCCCAGGTCGTATTTGAGGGAGAAGCGGAAGGACGGATCCTGGGCGGCAACTTGTGCACCTTCAATTTATTACAGGGAACTCCTTTTATGCCGGACTTAGACGGGGCTATTCTGTTTCTGGAAGAGAACGAAGAAAGCCACCCCCTCACCTTTGACCGGACCCTGCAATCCCTGATGCATGTCCCCTCCTTCGCCGGCGTACGCGGGTTGGTGATCGGCCGGTTCCAGGAGCGATCCGACCTGTCCGCCATCCGAGTGGCCACATTGCTGCAAGCCAAACCGGAACTACACCACATCCCCGTCATCGTCGACGCCAGCTTCGGCCACACCACCCCCCTTTTCACCTTCCCCATCGGGGGATGGGGACGAATCCGTGCGAAGGGAAGAGCGGGTGAAATCGAGATTGTGGAGCATTGA
- a CDS encoding ROK family transcriptional regulator, protein MAESMQTGSFRWMKSINKSTILNVIRLHGPISRAEIAKMTTLTPPTVTNIVGELLESGVVLESELGESTGGRKPILLTINPSAFQVIGVYVSAHRVLGVVCDLNGKTVDEAEMSLSPQPTAESFLETVQEVIQQLEGGIKQRETPLLGIGVGMHGLVDSDRGISLFAPNLSLRNLPLRTFLEEHFRVPIWVENNVRAMVLAESWFGQGKGLDDFICVHVGSGVGAGIFSARSLVRGPSYTAGELGHIIIDSSGPHCGCGNTGCLEAFASGPAMERRARERLRAGAQSLLHERFEGRWEKVTGPVLTEAAREGDPFSKEILAETGRWLGIGLANLVNLLNPRRIILNGGVFDAGSLVLEPLENTVRERALSAPAEDVTIVVSDLGKKAGATGSATLVLQTLFQPQAED, encoded by the coding sequence ATGGCTGAATCCATGCAGACGGGAAGCTTTCGATGGATGAAATCCATCAATAAATCGACCATTTTAAACGTGATCCGCCTCCATGGCCCGATATCACGGGCGGAAATCGCCAAAATGACCACACTAACCCCTCCCACCGTAACCAATATTGTAGGTGAGCTGTTGGAATCCGGTGTGGTGTTAGAGAGCGAACTGGGGGAATCCACCGGGGGGCGCAAGCCGATTCTCTTGACGATTAATCCATCGGCGTTTCAAGTGATTGGCGTCTATGTGAGTGCCCACCGGGTACTGGGGGTGGTGTGCGACTTGAACGGGAAGACGGTAGATGAGGCGGAAATGTCGCTTTCCCCGCAGCCTACAGCAGAATCGTTCCTGGAAACGGTGCAGGAAGTGATCCAGCAGTTAGAGGGTGGAATCAAGCAGCGGGAGACGCCCCTATTGGGGATCGGGGTGGGAATGCATGGGTTGGTGGATTCGGATCGGGGGATTTCTCTGTTTGCTCCCAATCTGTCTTTACGGAATCTCCCGTTGCGGACATTCTTGGAGGAGCACTTCCGGGTGCCGATATGGGTGGAGAACAATGTTCGGGCCATGGTTTTGGCTGAAAGCTGGTTTGGACAGGGAAAGGGATTGGATGATTTCATCTGTGTCCATGTCGGCAGCGGGGTGGGTGCGGGGATTTTTTCGGCCCGTTCCTTAGTCCGCGGTCCCTCGTATACAGCGGGCGAATTGGGCCACATCATCATCGACTCCTCGGGTCCCCACTGCGGCTGCGGAAATACGGGATGTCTGGAGGCATTTGCCTCGGGTCCCGCCATGGAACGTCGTGCCCGGGAACGGCTGCGAGCAGGGGCGCAATCGCTGCTGCATGAGCGGTTTGAAGGACGGTGGGAGAAAGTGACAGGACCGGTTCTGACTGAGGCGGCACGGGAAGGGGACCCCTTTTCCAAGGAGATATTGGCAGAGACCGGGCGCTGGCTGGGCATCGGTCTGGCAAACTTAGTCAATCTGCTCAATCCGAGACGGATTATTCTCAACGGCGGCGTGTTCGATGCTGGATCGTTGGTTCTGGAACCGTTGGAAAATACCGTTCGGGAACGGGCATTGTCCGCTCCTGCCGAAGATGTCACCATCGTTGTATCCGATCTCGGAAAAAAGGCGGGAGCGACCGGTTCCGCCACCCTGGTTTTGCAGACTTTGTTTCAACCCCAAGCAGAGGATTAA
- the htpG gene encoding molecular chaperone HtpG → MEKKEFKAESKRLLEMMVHSIYSQKEIFLRELISNASDAMDKMYYKALTDDTIDFDQERFYIKISADKDKRTLTITDTGIGMTKDELEKNLGTIAESGSLAFKREHEIQDGHDMIGQFGVGFYSAFMVAQKVTVLSKAFGSDEAYQWQSDGVDGYTIQPAEKTETGTMVTIQLKENNDDENYDAFLEEHRLKSIIKKYSDFIRYPIKMDVTVWKKKEDSSEDMESHVEEQTVNSMVPIWRKNKNELTDEDYLNFYSEKRYGFDKPLTHVHIKVDGTIRYHAILFIPETLPFNYYTKEFEKGLELYSNGVLIMDKCPDLLPDTFSFVKGMVDSEDLSLNISREILQQDRQLKMIAKNIKSKIKSELKSLLKNEREKYETFYQSFGRQLKYGVYSNFGSNKEDLQDLLLFYSSKEKKLVTLEEYVSRMPEDQKVIYYATGDSYARIEKLPQTELVADQGYEILYFTEDIDEFAIKMMRSYNDKAFQSVSSGDLDLNPEDEKKEEVTEDHQALVTEMKTILGDKVKDVRISKRLKSHPICLTTEGEVSIEMEKVLQSMPDQNQHIQADKVLEINRNHDVFQSLKQAHESDKDRLALYTNLLYNQARLIEGLPLEDPVAFTNDMCKIMD, encoded by the coding sequence ATGGAGAAGAAGGAATTTAAGGCAGAATCAAAGCGTCTCCTTGAAATGATGGTCCATTCAATTTACTCGCAAAAGGAGATTTTTTTACGTGAATTGATTTCCAATGCGAGTGACGCCATGGATAAGATGTATTACAAAGCGTTGACCGATGACACCATCGACTTTGATCAAGAGAGGTTTTACATTAAAATCTCGGCCGATAAAGACAAGCGCACCTTGACGATTACCGACACCGGGATCGGCATGACCAAGGATGAGCTGGAAAAAAACCTGGGCACGATTGCCGAAAGTGGATCCCTCGCCTTTAAAAGAGAACATGAGATCCAAGACGGCCATGATATGATTGGCCAGTTTGGTGTCGGTTTCTACTCCGCCTTTATGGTCGCCCAAAAGGTGACGGTGCTGTCGAAAGCATTTGGAAGTGACGAGGCGTATCAGTGGCAATCGGACGGGGTGGACGGCTATACCATCCAGCCGGCTGAAAAAACGGAAACCGGTACGATGGTAACGATTCAACTAAAAGAGAATAACGATGATGAAAACTACGATGCGTTCCTGGAAGAACATCGCTTGAAGAGCATCATTAAGAAGTATTCCGACTTTATCCGTTATCCGATTAAAATGGATGTCACCGTCTGGAAGAAGAAAGAAGACAGCAGCGAAGATATGGAATCGCACGTGGAAGAGCAGACGGTTAACAGCATGGTGCCCATTTGGCGGAAAAACAAGAACGAACTGACCGATGAAGACTATTTAAACTTTTACTCAGAAAAACGCTATGGATTCGACAAGCCGCTGACCCATGTTCATATTAAAGTGGACGGGACGATCCGCTACCATGCCATTTTGTTTATCCCCGAAACCCTTCCGTTTAACTACTATACCAAGGAATTTGAAAAAGGGCTGGAGCTGTATTCCAACGGTGTCCTGATTATGGACAAATGCCCGGATCTGCTGCCGGATACCTTCAGCTTCGTTAAAGGGATGGTCGATTCCGAAGACTTGTCTCTCAACATTTCCAGAGAGATTCTTCAACAGGACCGTCAGCTGAAAATGATCGCCAAAAACATCAAAAGCAAAATCAAAAGCGAATTGAAGTCACTACTCAAAAATGAACGAGAAAAATATGAGACCTTTTATCAATCCTTTGGCCGCCAGTTGAAATACGGCGTATACAGCAATTTCGGCAGCAACAAGGAAGACTTGCAGGATTTATTGCTGTTCTACTCTTCCAAGGAGAAAAAGCTTGTCACTTTGGAAGAATACGTTTCGAGAATGCCGGAAGATCAGAAAGTGATATACTATGCCACCGGCGATTCCTATGCACGGATTGAAAAACTGCCGCAAACGGAACTGGTGGCCGATCAAGGGTATGAAATCCTCTACTTCACCGAAGATATCGATGAATTTGCCATCAAGATGATGCGAAGCTACAACGACAAAGCGTTTCAATCCGTCTCCAGCGGGGACCTCGATCTGAATCCGGAGGATGAAAAGAAAGAAGAAGTAACGGAAGACCATCAAGCGCTGGTTACCGAAATGAAAACCATCTTGGGTGATAAAGTGAAAGATGTCCGCATTTCCAAACGGTTGAAGTCCCATCCGATCTGCTTGACGACGGAAGGGGAAGTCAGCATTGAAATGGAGAAGGTTCTGCAATCGATGCCGGACCAAAACCAGCATATCCAAGCGGACAAAGTGTTGGAGATCAACCGCAATCACGATGTTTTCCAGTCGTTAAAACAAGCCCATGAAAGCGACAAGGATCGATTGGCGCTTTACACCAACCTGCTGTATAACCAGGCGCGTCTGATTGAAGGTCTGCCCCTGGAAGATCCCGTCGCCTTTACGAACGACATGTGCAAAATCATGGATTGA
- a CDS encoding transglutaminase domain-containing protein, whose translation MPLHHAIVPGQTVSDRFLQLGIVDFQYAAKYVQQLPYGRTSHHPDYMEVLTEKKGTCSTKHAILAVLAEELKLPVAFVIGIYRMSERNTPGVGAVLEKVDPSYIPEAHCYLKIEGRRYDFTREADSFESPFESLLYEEEIKPDQLGDYKVSLHRDFIHRWAKTEGLEMDLESLWEMREACIQALSSD comes from the coding sequence ATGCCTCTTCATCATGCCATCGTTCCGGGTCAAACAGTCTCTGATCGATTTCTCCAATTGGGGATTGTCGATTTTCAGTACGCTGCTAAGTATGTACAACAACTCCCTTATGGTCGAACCAGCCATCACCCTGACTATATGGAAGTTCTTACGGAGAAGAAAGGCACTTGCAGCACCAAGCATGCCATTCTTGCCGTGTTGGCGGAAGAACTGAAATTGCCCGTTGCTTTCGTAATCGGAATCTACCGCATGTCTGAAAGAAACACTCCCGGTGTGGGGGCGGTTCTGGAGAAAGTGGATCCTTCCTACATACCCGAAGCGCATTGTTATCTGAAAATCGAGGGTCGCCGATATGATTTCACCAGGGAAGCAGATTCGTTTGAGAGCCCGTTTGAATCGCTTCTTTATGAGGAGGAAATTAAACCTGATCAACTAGGCGATTACAAAGTCAGCCTTCACCGCGATTTTATCCATCGCTGGGCGAAGACTGAAGGGTTGGAGATGGATCTTGAATCTCTATGGGAGATGCGTGAAGCCTGTATTCAAGCGTTATCGAGTGATTAA
- a CDS encoding GNAT family N-acetyltransferase has product MWFQKDMLSVRKVVEQDIPLLAQWLSDERVLYFYEGRDQPYDEDRVRKEYLTRQEGETIDYGIAEWEETPIGLIQIYKLDKDSMRKYGYPPDVSVWGMDQFIGEPDYWNRGIGTRLVQSAVKYLTGEKGAQIVVMDPQVRNSRAIRCYEKCGFQKVQMLPRHEKHEGVWQNCWLMEYDKEAPGEDV; this is encoded by the coding sequence ATGTGGTTTCAGAAGGATATGCTCTCGGTCCGGAAAGTGGTGGAACAGGATATTCCCCTGTTGGCCCAGTGGCTGTCTGATGAGCGAGTGTTGTATTTTTACGAGGGCAGGGACCAACCGTATGATGAAGACCGGGTGCGAAAAGAGTACCTCACCCGGCAGGAAGGGGAAACGATCGATTATGGCATCGCTGAGTGGGAAGAGACTCCCATCGGTTTGATCCAGATTTACAAACTGGATAAGGACTCCATGAGAAAGTACGGATATCCTCCCGATGTTTCCGTCTGGGGGATGGACCAATTCATCGGGGAGCCGGATTATTGGAACCGGGGGATCGGTACTCGCCTCGTTCAGTCGGCGGTGAAATACCTGACGGGAGAAAAGGGGGCGCAAATCGTTGTGATGGATCCCCAAGTCCGTAATTCCAGGGCGATCCGCTGCTATGAGAAATGCGGATTTCAGAAAGTGCAAATGCTCCCCCGTCATGAGAAGCATGAAGGAGTTTGGCAAAATTGTTGGTTGATGGAGTATGACAAGGAAGCGCCGGGAGAGGATGTGTGA
- a CDS encoding MIP/aquaporin family protein, whose product MRNRLWGECLSEYLGTFILIFVGCGTVAGLVLNGVNLGQWELSLVWGLAVTMAIYVTGAVSGTHINPAVTITLAVFRGFPWRKVGPYIMAQVAGAFTGAAVTYALYNKAFAQFESAENITRGSAESVATAGIFSTYPAPFLTNMDAFFVEFAITALLLIVILAVVDDRNPLFVPLKNMGPLIIGLTVAMIGGSWGNLTGFALNPARDFGPKLFAWAAGWESIALPAPAGYFWVPLIAPVLGGLFGALVYDQLVRRYLHKEEEVPTGKAQG is encoded by the coding sequence TTGCGTAACCGATTGTGGGGGGAATGTTTGTCCGAGTATTTGGGCACCTTTATTCTGATTTTTGTCGGGTGTGGCACGGTGGCGGGTTTGGTTTTAAATGGTGTCAATCTGGGTCAGTGGGAACTCTCTCTGGTCTGGGGACTGGCTGTGACGATGGCGATTTATGTGACCGGGGCGGTGAGCGGAACTCACATTAATCCGGCCGTCACCATTACACTGGCTGTTTTCCGAGGTTTTCCCTGGCGTAAGGTAGGGCCGTACATCATGGCCCAAGTGGCAGGTGCTTTCACTGGTGCTGCTGTTACTTACGCACTGTACAACAAAGCCTTCGCTCAGTTCGAAAGCGCTGAAAACATCACGCGGGGCTCCGCTGAAAGCGTAGCGACTGCGGGGATCTTCTCCACCTATCCGGCTCCTTTTTTGACCAACATGGATGCGTTTTTCGTCGAATTTGCCATTACGGCGCTGTTGTTAATCGTCATTCTGGCTGTGGTGGATGATCGTAACCCGTTGTTTGTTCCTTTGAAAAACATGGGTCCTCTCATTATCGGATTAACGGTGGCCATGATCGGGGGATCGTGGGGGAATCTAACCGGGTTTGCGCTGAATCCTGCCCGTGATTTCGGTCCGAAGTTGTTCGCTTGGGCGGCGGGATGGGAGTCCATTGCGTTGCCTGCTCCCGCAGGGTACTTCTGGGTGCCGTTGATCGCACCGGTTCTGGGCGGTTTGTTCGGGGCTCTGGTCTATGATCAACTCGTGCGCCGTTACCTTCATAAAGAGGAAGAAGTGCCGACAGGAAAAGCTCAAGGGTAA
- a CDS encoding glucose-6-phosphate isomerase, whose translation MKNRLTFDHKTALPFIGAHELEQLEPAVLAAHDQLHQGTGAGSDFLGWVDLPTAYDREEFVRIRQAADRIRSDSDALVVIGIGGSYLGARAAIEMLTHSFYNQLPADQRKGPEIVFAGHHISSTYLSHLLGHLEGKRVSVNVISKSGTTTEPAIAFRIVKAWMEKRYGKEEAKRRIYATTDRAKGALKQLADGEGYETFVIPDDVGGRYSVLTAVGLLPIACAGVDVEAMMKGAADAADSYRKPNLAENDAYRYAAARNALYNKGKTIELLVNYEPSLQTFSEWWKQLFGESEGKDHKGIYPASVNFTTDLHSMGQYIQEGRRDLFETVVRLERPLESLTILEDPDNLDGLNYLAGRTMDEVNHKAFQGTLLAHTDGGVPNLVVQVPEASPYHFGELVYFFEKACGISGYLLGVNPFDQPGVEAYKKNMFALLGKPGFEAEQEKLMERLEK comes from the coding sequence TTGAAAAACCGATTAACGTTTGACCACAAAACAGCATTGCCATTTATCGGGGCTCACGAGCTGGAACAGTTGGAGCCGGCCGTGTTGGCAGCCCATGACCAATTGCATCAGGGAACCGGGGCAGGCAGCGACTTTTTGGGGTGGGTCGACCTTCCGACGGCATACGACCGGGAAGAGTTCGTCCGAATCCGGCAGGCGGCAGACCGGATCCGATCCGATTCCGATGCCCTGGTGGTGATCGGGATTGGCGGCTCCTACCTGGGAGCGCGGGCAGCGATCGAGATGTTGACCCATTCGTTCTACAACCAGCTTCCCGCTGATCAGCGAAAGGGTCCGGAGATTGTTTTTGCCGGTCATCACATCAGTTCCACTTATTTGTCCCACTTGTTGGGACACCTGGAAGGAAAGCGCGTTAGCGTCAACGTGATCTCCAAATCCGGGACGACCACCGAACCGGCCATCGCGTTCCGGATCGTCAAGGCTTGGATGGAGAAACGATACGGCAAGGAAGAAGCCAAGCGCCGGATCTATGCTACCACCGACCGTGCCAAAGGAGCCCTGAAACAGCTGGCCGATGGTGAAGGATATGAAACCTTTGTCATCCCGGATGATGTGGGGGGGCGTTACTCCGTCTTGACCGCTGTGGGCTTGCTGCCGATCGCTTGCGCAGGGGTGGATGTGGAGGCCATGATGAAAGGGGCCGCCGATGCCGCCGACTCCTACCGCAAGCCGAATCTGGCGGAAAACGATGCGTACCGGTATGCAGCGGCGCGAAATGCTTTATACAACAAGGGAAAAACGATTGAACTGCTGGTCAACTACGAACCTTCGCTTCAAACCTTCTCGGAATGGTGGAAGCAATTGTTTGGGGAGAGTGAAGGAAAAGACCACAAGGGAATCTACCCCGCATCGGTCAACTTTACCACCGATCTTCACTCCATGGGGCAATACATTCAGGAAGGACGGCGGGATCTGTTTGAAACCGTGGTCCGCTTGGAGCGCCCACTTGAATCCCTCACGATTCTGGAGGATCCGGACAATCTGGATGGGTTGAATTACTTAGCCGGCCGCACGATGGACGAGGTGAACCACAAGGCTTTCCAGGGAACGCTCCTGGCCCATACCGACGGCGGCGTCCCCAACTTGGTGGTTCAGGTTCCGGAAGCTTCCCCGTACCATTTTGGAGAGTTGGTCTATTTCTTTGAAAAAGCATGCGGGATCAGCGGGTATCTATTGGGAGTCAATCCATTTGACCAGCCCGGTGTAGAAGCGTACAAGAAGAACATGTTTGCACTTCTGGGCAAGCCAGGCTTTGAAGCAGAACAGGAAAAACTGATGGAACGGCTGGAAAAGTAA
- a CDS encoding DUF3179 domain-containing (seleno)protein encodes MLQPEEFDVGRITWGDTVFERFDVDQANPLKDLVRRRRMRPADKVLVVERAGKRLAFSLYQMTYHHVAQGELAGQPFILSFCAICHSATTMVPVLDDGKLYHFTCVGVYNGMALLRDDETGSYWDHISGECLHGPNKGEVMELIPVEHITVEQALKRWPDLKISYSIQPWHRRWILEPVMNLFGDRGIFPPKFRLSMGKKDTRLPEMVSGLGVHTKKTKRFYTIGTIQEAGGELKDRVDGRPVTVSLSLDGYPQAVFDGSEEKPMQLYCRWYGFSFTFPGCELFGEPPEAKEETAASAEKTESK; translated from the coding sequence GTGCTGCAACCAGAAGAATTTGATGTGGGACGGATTACATGGGGGGATACGGTTTTTGAACGTTTTGACGTGGATCAGGCGAACCCGCTAAAGGATCTGGTTCGCCGCAGAAGGATGAGACCCGCAGATAAAGTGCTGGTTGTGGAGCGGGCGGGCAAGCGGTTGGCATTCTCTCTCTATCAGATGACCTATCATCATGTGGCACAGGGAGAGCTGGCGGGTCAGCCCTTTATTTTGTCCTTTTGTGCCATCTGCCACAGTGCAACTACGATGGTGCCTGTTTTGGATGACGGAAAACTGTACCACTTTACCTGCGTCGGGGTCTATAATGGGATGGCTTTACTACGGGATGATGAGACGGGTTCGTACTGGGATCACATTTCCGGAGAATGTCTCCATGGACCGAATAAAGGGGAAGTGATGGAACTGATTCCGGTGGAGCACATCACGGTGGAACAAGCTCTCAAGCGCTGGCCAGACCTAAAGATTTCTTATTCCATACAACCCTGGCATCGCAGGTGGATTTTGGAGCCGGTGATGAACTTGTTTGGAGATCGGGGGATTTTCCCGCCGAAATTTCGCCTTTCCATGGGAAAAAAAGATACGCGTCTTCCCGAAATGGTAAGCGGGCTCGGTGTTCATACCAAGAAAACGAAGCGTTTTTACACCATTGGCACCATCCAGGAAGCGGGGGGCGAATTAAAGGATCGGGTGGACGGCCGTCCCGTCACCGTCTCCCTCAGTTTGGACGGTTACCCGCAGGCTGTTTTTGACGGGTCGGAGGAAAAGCCGATGCAATTGTACTGCCGTTGGTACGGGTTTTCTTTTACTTTCCCTGGTTGTGAACTGTTTGGAGAGCCGCCGGAAGCGAAGGAGGAAACCGCTGCCTCAGCTGAAAAAACGGAATCGAAGTGA
- a CDS encoding phospho-sugar mutase, which translates to MQSVIDRWIQCSELDEEMKRQLLTYSDAEREDAFYRHLTFGTAGMRGLIGPGINRINRITVRRVTEGLARVLSKQPGAMERGVAIAFDSRRFSREFAQEAAVHLAHWGIRVHLFPSLRPTPVLSFAVRHLHAAAGIMITASHNPAEYNGYKVYGEDGAQMPPDKVESILRELDQVEDELAIQTGSWEEGVASGRIRYVDPSVDHAYIDQVLSLSLRGPHPTHASLRVVFTPLHGTGKNPVEQVLRDLGFSRLETVARQADPDPAFSTVSSPNPEDPQAFALALEQAKISGADLIIGTDPDADRLGLWARGSDGRFHAFNGNQIGALLLDYVLQQRREQGNLPTDGVVFKSIVTSESGRAIAQQYGVKTVDTLTGFKYIAEGIEEQESSGKGTFLFGYEESYGYLLGSFVRDKDAVQAAMMCCEMTAHHLEHGRTLDQALAELDRQYGAYRETLFSFTFQGKAGTNRMQALMDRFRHTPPLTVGGLAVERIRDFTNGLDGFPPAKLIRFELEGNSWVAIRPSGTEPKIKFYFGVRSITKEEAEVQLDAMRQSIRDIVEAD; encoded by the coding sequence TTGCAATCGGTTATCGATCGTTGGATCCAATGTTCCGAATTGGATGAAGAAATGAAACGACAATTACTCACCTATTCCGATGCCGAACGGGAAGACGCTTTTTATCGCCATCTCACTTTTGGTACCGCTGGCATGCGCGGCCTGATTGGGCCAGGAATCAACCGGATCAACCGAATCACCGTACGTCGGGTGACAGAGGGACTGGCTCGGGTTTTGTCCAAACAACCGGGTGCGATGGAACGGGGGGTTGCCATCGCCTTCGATTCCCGCCGCTTTTCACGTGAGTTCGCCCAGGAGGCGGCTGTACATCTGGCCCATTGGGGAATCCGAGTCCATCTGTTCCCCTCTCTGCGCCCCACCCCCGTCCTTTCCTTCGCCGTCCGCCACCTGCACGCCGCCGCCGGAATCATGATCACCGCCAGCCACAACCCAGCGGAATACAACGGATACAAGGTATATGGAGAAGATGGGGCCCAAATGCCCCCGGACAAGGTGGAATCCATCCTGCGGGAACTGGATCAGGTGGAGGATGAATTGGCCATTCAGACCGGATCATGGGAGGAAGGAGTGGCTTCCGGACGGATCCGGTACGTGGACCCATCTGTCGACCACGCTTACATCGACCAGGTCCTCTCCCTTTCCCTTCGGGGACCTCATCCCACTCATGCATCCCTGCGGGTGGTGTTCACCCCTCTGCATGGAACGGGTAAAAACCCGGTAGAACAGGTGTTGCGTGATCTGGGTTTCTCCCGTCTGGAGACGGTGGCCCGGCAGGCCGATCCCGACCCCGCCTTCTCTACCGTCTCCTCTCCCAATCCGGAGGATCCGCAAGCCTTTGCCCTCGCATTGGAGCAGGCGAAAATTTCCGGTGCCGATTTAATCATCGGAACCGATCCTGATGCGGATCGCCTCGGTTTGTGGGCCCGCGGATCCGACGGTCGTTTCCACGCCTTTAACGGTAACCAGATCGGGGCACTGTTACTGGATTACGTGCTGCAACAGCGCCGAGAACAAGGGAATCTGCCGACAGACGGAGTGGTGTTCAAATCGATTGTCACCTCGGAGTCAGGCCGTGCGATCGCCCAACAATATGGGGTGAAGACCGTCGACACCTTGACGGGGTTTAAGTATATTGCCGAAGGAATCGAGGAACAAGAATCCAGCGGGAAGGGTACCTTCCTTTTTGGATATGAGGAAAGCTATGGATACCTTCTCGGCAGTTTCGTCCGGGACAAGGATGCCGTCCAGGCGGCGATGATGTGCTGTGAAATGACAGCCCACCACCTGGAACACGGTCGTACCCTGGATCAAGCCCTTGCAGAGCTGGATCGACAATATGGCGCCTATCGGGAAACCCTGTTTTCCTTCACTTTTCAGGGAAAAGCAGGAACCAACCGTATGCAAGCCCTGATGGATCGGTTTCGCCACACGCCACCGCTGACTGTGGGAGGACTTGCCGTTGAGCGGATCCGCGATTTCACCAACGGCTTGGACGGCTTTCCTCCCGCGAAATTGATCCGTTTTGAATTGGAAGGAAACTCCTGGGTGGCGATTCGCCCCTCCGGTACCGAACCAAAGATCAAATTTTACTTTGGCGTGCGTTCCATTACCAAAGAAGAGGCTGAAGTACAACTGGATGCGATGCGTCAATCCATCCGGGATATCGTGGAAGCTGACTAA